The following nucleotide sequence is from Alphaproteobacteria bacterium.
AAGTCAAGTATTGAAGTTAAAAGTGATTTGTTAGGAACAGATATTGATTTATCACCTGTGCCATACAAAAAAGCTGAAGATGAAACAGCAAGCTTAAGTTTGTTAGTTAATTTAAAAGACGGAGAATTCTCAGATCTTGATAATATTGTTCTTATAGATGAAGGTATATCTCTTAAGGGGTGGTATGCAGGAAGAGTTCTATATTTATCTGAATTAAAGATGCCAGAAAACAAAATTGATATATCTGGGTATTATGAAACAGAGAAAGATAATGTGCCAAACATAGATATTGAAGGCATAATAGGTAATGCAGTAAGTTTAAAAATATTGCCTGATAATAATACTAATAACATTAATGTTCAGGTGAAAAGCTTGGGAGCAACTCTTAGGAGCTTAGAAATATGGAATAATTTATACGGCGGTAACTTTTCTATAGTTGGTAAATCAACTATGGATGATAAAGAAGTTCTTAAAGGAGAGCTTAGAATGACAAACTTCAATGTTGTTAATATGGATACTTTAACTACAATTCTTGGAGCTATGTCATTAAGTGGTCTTAGTGAAGCTCTTAATGGAGAAGGGATTAGATTCGATAAGTTGTCTTCAGACTTTATATGGGATTATAAGAAAAATCAGTTTATATTTAAAGATGGTAAAACAAAAGGATCTTCTTTAGGGCTTACATTTAATAATATATGGGATACAAAAAATAATACTATTGCGATGGAGGGAACAGTCGCTCCTTTACAAGGGTTAAGTGAAACAATAAAAAATATACCGATTATTGGTAAAGTTCTAACGGGGGTTAATCAAGATGGTATATTTGGAGCTAAATACTCAGTTAAAGGTCCTCTGTCTAAGCCTAAAGCAAGTGTGAATGTAGCTTCATCATTAGCTCCAGGGTTTTTGAGAGATCTTTTCTTCTCTGAGGAAGACTTGCAAAAAACTATAAAAAAAGAAAATCAAAAAAAAGAAGATAATCAGAAAAAACAAGAGGATATAGATAAAGCTAGAGGAATAAAGTAAATACTTGACAAAATCTATATCTTAATGTATATTTACAGCTCAATGAGTTTTCGGGCTAAATAGGCATGCCTTGATTACTTAAAAGAAACTCAAAATAATAAGGAGAAGAAAATGCCAAAACTAAAAACTAAAAAAGCTGCTGCTAAAAGATTTAAAATCACAGCATCAGGAAAAGTTAAAAGAACAAGAGCTTTTACTAGCCACCTTATGTCAAATAAGGATCATAAAAACAAAAGAAACCTAAGAGGGACTACAGTGGTTGCTGCTGCGGATGCTAAAGTAATCAAAAAATGTTTCTTGGTAAATTCTAAATAATAAGGAGATATAAAAATGGCTAGAGTTAAAAGAGGTGTTACAAACCATAAAAGACATAAAAAGATTATCAAAATGGCTAAAGGTCATAGAGGTAGAAGAAAAAACTGTTTCAGAACTGCGATTCAGTCTGTAGAAAAATCTCTACAATATGCATATAGAGACAGAAGAACAAACAAAAGAAACTTTAGAAGACTTTGGATTCAAAGAATCAATGCTGCTACAAGACAGCATGATATGACTTATTCTTCATTCATCAACGGATTGACAAAAGCTGGTGTTGAAGTTAATAGAAAAATGCTTTCAGAAGTAGCAATTGCTGATCCTAAAGCCTTTAGAAGCCTTGTTGAAACTGCAAAGAAGGCTCTATAATATAAAATCAATATAAAATTATTAACCAAAAAAATATAAGGTTAAAAAATATAAAAAGAGTTAGTCTTTGTAGTAAGACTAGCTCTTTTTTATTTTGTAATAAGTTTTGAATGGTTAAAGTAAAGAAATATTAAAAGGAAATGTTCATGAAACATAATGAAAAAATAGATGCAAAGATTCCTAATAAGCTTTTAGGATTCTTTTACCACTTCTTAAAACCTCATAAGTATGCTTTTATATTTTCGTCACTATTTATTCTGGTTTTTATAAGCCTTAATAGCTTGTTTCTACCATTTATATTAAAAGGGATTATAAATAAAGTAACTGTTTTTGAAGGAGATTTAAGCGAATCGTTTTATATTATTACAAAAGGATTAATTGCTTATGTTGTTTTTTCTTTATTTGGTACTGTTTTTATATCTTCTGCAGGATTGTTAGAAAAAAAATTCCAACCAGATGTTATAGCAGATATTAATGTTCAACTAACTTCTAGTGTTCATGGGCATTCATATAAGTATTTCTCTGATAATTTTGGAGGTAGTCTAGCTAATAAAATAAGTGATTTATCTAATTACTTTTTTGATATATTGGGGACAGTATTTTGGAAGTTTATGCCTACAATTATTATCCTGTCAATTAATATATTTTTATTCTCTCTAATAAGTTTAAAATTAGGAGCTTTATTGGCTATATTTGTTTTTATACATTTTTCTTATACAATTTATAGGATGCCTGTTTTAAAGAAGAAGTTTAAAAAACATTCAGAAGAGATAAGTGTCGTAAAGGGAAAAATAGTTGATAGTTTAACTAATTTTGCTGTAGTGAAGTTAAATTCAAAACAGTTCTTTGAAGAAAGAGAAATTTTTAAAGCTCATGAAAAAGAGAAGTATTATAGCAGAAAAGTTTGGTCATCAAGTCACAGAACATGGGTGCCTTTAGGGATTTTAAGTGATTCTTTCGGTGCTATTCTTGCTGTTTTGGTCTTCTATTTGTATTCTAAGAGAGAAATTGGTTTAGGAGATGTCTCTTATGCCTTTATGGTTTTAGGAACTATATATAAAAGTTTGTGGGACTTTAATAAAGTTATTTTAAAGTTTTTAAGCAATGTTAGCAAAATGCAAAGAGCATTAGATACTCTTTTAATGCCGTATGAAGTAAAAGATAAAAATAATGCTAAAGATATGAAAGTATCAAGGGGAGATATATTGTTTGATAAAATATCTTTTCATTATGGCAATAGAAGATATATATTTAAAAATTTTAACCTTCATATCAAACCAGGGGAAAAAGTCGGACTAGTTGGTTCGTCAGGAGCTGGTAAAACAACTTTAGTTAATCTTTTGCTACGATTGTTTGATGTGCAAAAAGGAGGGGTTTTAATCGACGGACAAAATATATCTGAAGTTAAACAAAAATCTCTTAGAGATAATATAAGTGTTGTTACTCAAGATAGTACACTTTTCCACAGAAGCTTAAAAGATAATATATCTTATGTAAAACAGAATGCTTCTTTAAAAGAAATTAGAGAAGCTGCTCAGAAAGCTGGAGCGGATGAATTTATTTCTCAATTGTCAAAGAAATATAAAACTTTAGTAGGAGAGCGAGGTATAAAACTTTCTGGAGGACAAAGACAAAGAGTTAATATCGCAAGAACTATATTAAAGGATGCTCCAATATTAGTACTGGATGAGGCTACATCGGCTCTTGATAGTGAAACAGAAACATATATACAAAAAACTTTTAAAGAGATAATGAAAGGTAAGACAACCATTGCTATTGCTCAT
It contains:
- the rpmI gene encoding 50S ribosomal protein L35; the encoded protein is MPKLKTKKAAAKRFKITASGKVKRTRAFTSHLMSNKDHKNKRNLRGTTVVAAADAKVIKKCFLVNSK
- a CDS encoding ABC transporter ATP-binding protein/permease, translated to MKHNEKIDAKIPNKLLGFFYHFLKPHKYAFIFSSLFILVFISLNSLFLPFILKGIINKVTVFEGDLSESFYIITKGLIAYVVFSLFGTVFISSAGLLEKKFQPDVIADINVQLTSSVHGHSYKYFSDNFGGSLANKISDLSNYFFDILGTVFWKFMPTIIILSINIFLFSLISLKLGALLAIFVFIHFSYTIYRMPVLKKKFKKHSEEISVVKGKIVDSLTNFAVVKLNSKQFFEEREIFKAHEKEKYYSRKVWSSSHRTWVPLGILSDSFGAILAVLVFYLYSKREIGLGDVSYAFMVLGTIYKSLWDFNKVILKFLSNVSKMQRALDTLLMPYEVKDKNNAKDMKVSRGDILFDKISFHYGNRRYIFKNFNLHIKPGEKVGLVGSSGAGKTTLVNLLLRLFDVQKGGVLIDGQNISEVKQKSLRDNISVVTQDSTLFHRSLKDNISYVKQNASLKEIREAAQKAGADEFISQLSKKYKTLVGERGIKLSGGQRQRVNIARTILKDAPILVLDEATSALDSETETYIQKTFKEIMKGKTTIAIAHRLSTLKLMDRIVVIEKGKIVEEGTHKQLLKNNGTYAKLWEMQSGDFIGKEDL
- the rplT gene encoding 50S ribosomal protein L20, which codes for MARVKRGVTNHKRHKKIIKMAKGHRGRRKNCFRTAIQSVEKSLQYAYRDRRTNKRNFRRLWIQRINAATRQHDMTYSSFINGLTKAGVEVNRKMLSEVAIADPKAFRSLVETAKKAL